In the genome of Mycobacterium kansasii ATCC 12478, one region contains:
- a CDS encoding PadR family transcriptional regulator: MDNLFTAPGGPFGARPGFGFGPGPGLPPTQRRALHSARRQARREFFANLRDHAGDHDGPLGFGPGFGPGFGFGFGFGPGGPRGGWRRGGRGRGRRGDIRSAILVLLSERPMHGYEMIQQIAERSNDLWRPSPGSVYPTLQLLDDEGLITAGASDGSKKLFELTDEGRAAAEKIDTPPWEEIADGVAPGHLELRRAMGQLFGAVMQAAHAAGAEQQQRIVDILNNARREIYGILGED, translated from the coding sequence ATGGACAATCTCTTCACTGCGCCCGGCGGGCCATTCGGCGCTCGGCCCGGGTTCGGCTTCGGCCCCGGCCCGGGCCTGCCGCCCACACAACGGCGCGCGCTACACAGCGCCAGGCGTCAGGCTCGACGTGAATTCTTCGCAAACCTGCGCGACCATGCCGGTGACCACGACGGACCGCTGGGGTTCGGCCCCGGTTTCGGCCCGGGGTTCGGTTTCGGCTTCGGCTTCGGCCCCGGCGGCCCGCGCGGCGGATGGCGCCGCGGCGGACGCGGTCGTGGCCGTCGCGGCGACATCCGGTCGGCCATCCTGGTGCTGCTGAGCGAGCGGCCGATGCACGGCTACGAGATGATCCAGCAGATCGCCGAGCGCAGCAACGATCTGTGGCGCCCCAGTCCCGGCTCCGTGTACCCGACGTTGCAGCTACTCGACGACGAGGGCCTTATCACCGCCGGCGCGTCCGACGGCAGCAAGAAGCTCTTCGAGCTGACCGACGAGGGCCGGGCGGCCGCCGAGAAGATCGACACCCCGCCGTGGGAGGAGATCGCCGACGGCGTCGCGCCCGGACACCTCGAATTGCGCCGGGCCATGGGCCAGCTGTTCGGCGCGGTCATGCAAGCAGCGCATGCCGCCGGCGCCGAGCAGCAGCAACGCATCGTCGACATCCTCAACAACGCGCGCCGCGAGATCTACGGCATTCTCGGCGAGGACTGA
- the egtD gene encoding L-histidine N(alpha)-methyltransferase has protein sequence MTLSLSNHLSEDSAYLALCRDVFDGLQMTPKSLPPKWFYDSVGSDLFDQITRLPEYYPTRAEAGILRAHSADIAAASEADTLVELGSGTSEKTRMLLNALRDRGSLRRFVPFDVDAGVLSSAAKALKSEYQGIEIHAVCGDFEEHLAEIPDGGRRLFVFLGSTIGNLTPGPRAEFLATLAGVMQPGDSLLLGTDLVKDPERLVRAYDDAAGVTARFNRNVLAVINRELDADFVLDAYRHVARWNTAEERIEMWLRADRRQRVRVGALELTVEFAPGEELLTEVSCKFRPDGVAAELVAAGLRRTRWWTDDGGDFGLSLAVK, from the coding sequence ATGACGCTGTCGCTGTCCAACCATCTGTCCGAGGACTCGGCCTACCTCGCCTTATGCCGCGACGTATTCGACGGTCTGCAGATGACGCCAAAGTCCTTGCCGCCCAAGTGGTTCTATGATTCGGTGGGCAGCGATCTGTTCGACCAGATCACCCGGTTGCCGGAGTACTACCCGACCCGCGCCGAGGCCGGTATCCTGCGCGCTCACTCCGCCGACATCGCCGCCGCCAGCGAGGCCGACACCCTGGTCGAACTCGGCAGCGGCACCTCGGAAAAGACCCGGATGTTGTTGAACGCGTTGCGCGATCGTGGTTCGCTGCGTAGATTCGTGCCGTTCGACGTCGACGCCGGCGTCCTGTCGTCGGCCGCGAAAGCTCTCAAGAGCGAGTACCAGGGCATCGAAATACATGCTGTGTGTGGTGATTTCGAGGAACACCTGGCCGAGATTCCCGACGGCGGCCGACGGTTGTTCGTGTTCCTCGGCTCGACGATCGGCAACCTGACACCCGGCCCGCGCGCGGAATTCCTGGCGACCCTGGCCGGCGTGATGCAGCCTGGCGACAGCCTGCTGTTGGGCACCGACCTGGTCAAGGACCCCGAGCGGTTGGTCCGGGCCTACGACGACGCCGCCGGCGTGACGGCCCGGTTCAACCGCAACGTCCTCGCGGTGATCAACCGCGAACTGGACGCCGATTTCGTCCTCGACGCCTACCGGCACGTCGCGCGCTGGAACACCGCCGAGGAGCGGATCGAGATGTGGCTCCGGGCCGACCGCCGGCAACGGGTGCGGGTGGGCGCACTCGAGCTGACTGTGGAGTTCGCCCCCGGCGAGGAGTTGCTGACCGAGGTGTCGTGCAAGTTCCGGCCGGACGGCGTCGCGGCCGAGTTGGTCGCGGCGGGGCTGCGTCGCACCCGGTGGTGGACTGACGACGGCGGTGATTTCGGCTTGTCGCTGGCCGTGAAGTGA
- the glpK gene encoding glycerol kinase GlpK produces MAEFSEFVAAIDQGTTSTRCMIFDHRGAEVARHQLEHEQILPRAGWVEHNPVEIWERTASVLMSVLNVADLSSKDIAALGITNQRETTLVWNKHTGRPYYNAIVWQDTRTDRIAAALERDGRGEVIRRKAGLPPATYFSGGKLQWILDNVDGVRDAAERGDALFGTPDTWVLWNLTGGPRGGVHVTDVTNASRTMLMNLETLDWDDELLSFFNIPRAMLPAVEPSSPLQPYGVTLDTGPVGGEVPITGVLGDQHAAMVGQVCLDAGEAKNTYGTGNFLLLNTGETIVRSQNGLLTTVCYQFGDAKPVYALEGSIAVTGSAVQWLRDQLGIISGAAQSESLARQVPDNGGVYFVPAFSGLFAPYWRSDARGAIVGLSRFNTNAHLARATLEAICYQSRDVVDAMEADSGVRLEILKVDGGITSNNLCMQIQADVLGVDVVRPVVAETTALGAAYAAGLAVGFWADPSDLRANWQEDKRWTPQWTDEQRAAGYAGWRKAVQRTLDWVDVS; encoded by the coding sequence TTGGCCGAGTTCTCAGAGTTCGTAGCCGCCATCGATCAGGGCACCACCAGCACCCGCTGCATGATCTTCGATCACCGGGGCGCCGAGGTGGCCCGTCACCAGCTCGAGCACGAGCAGATCCTGCCCCGCGCCGGGTGGGTCGAGCACAATCCGGTGGAGATCTGGGAGCGCACCGCCTCGGTGCTGATGTCGGTGCTCAACGTGGCGGATCTGTCGTCCAAAGATATTGCGGCCCTGGGTATTACCAATCAGCGAGAGACGACGCTGGTGTGGAACAAGCACACCGGCCGGCCGTACTACAACGCGATCGTCTGGCAGGACACTCGCACCGACCGGATCGCGGCGGCGCTGGAGCGCGACGGCCGCGGTGAGGTGATCCGCCGCAAGGCCGGGTTGCCGCCGGCGACCTACTTCTCCGGCGGGAAGTTGCAGTGGATCCTGGATAACGTCGACGGGGTGCGCGACGCCGCAGAACGCGGCGATGCGTTGTTCGGCACCCCGGACACCTGGGTGTTGTGGAATCTGACCGGCGGGCCGCGCGGCGGGGTGCACGTCACCGACGTGACCAACGCGAGCCGGACCATGCTGATGAACTTGGAGACGCTGGACTGGGACGACGAACTGCTGTCGTTCTTCAACATTCCACGCGCGATGCTGCCGGCCGTCGAGCCGTCGTCACCGCTGCAGCCGTACGGTGTCACGCTCGACACCGGGCCGGTGGGCGGCGAGGTGCCGATCACCGGTGTGCTCGGTGACCAGCATGCGGCCATGGTCGGTCAGGTGTGCCTGGACGCGGGAGAGGCCAAGAATACCTACGGCACCGGCAATTTCCTGCTGCTCAACACCGGCGAGACGATCGTACGATCCCAGAACGGCCTGCTGACCACGGTGTGTTACCAGTTCGGCGACGCCAAACCCGTTTACGCGCTTGAGGGTTCGATCGCGGTCACCGGTTCGGCGGTGCAATGGCTGCGTGATCAGCTCGGCATCATCAGCGGTGCCGCACAAAGCGAGTCGCTGGCTCGTCAGGTTCCCGACAACGGCGGGGTGTATTTTGTGCCGGCGTTCTCCGGATTGTTCGCTCCCTATTGGCGATCCGATGCCCGCGGCGCGATCGTGGGGTTGTCGCGATTCAACACCAATGCGCATCTGGCTCGCGCGACGCTGGAGGCCATCTGCTACCAGAGCCGGGACGTGGTCGATGCCATGGAAGCCGATTCCGGTGTGCGCCTTGAGATTTTGAAGGTCGACGGCGGAATCACCAGCAACAACTTGTGCATGCAGATCCAGGCCGACGTGCTGGGCGTGGACGTGGTGCGTCCGGTCGTCGCCGAAACCACCGCGCTGGGCGCGGCCTATGCGGCGGGTTTGGCGGTGGGGTTCTGGGCGGACCCGTCGGACCTGCGGGCCAATTGGCAGGAGGACAAGCGCTGGACGCCGCAGTGGACCGACGAGCAGCGCGCCGCCGGCTACGCGGGCTGGCGCAAGGCAGTGCAGCGAACCCTGGATTGGGTCGACGTGTCCTAA
- the egtC gene encoding ergothioneine biosynthesis protein EgtC, producing MCRHLGWLGTEVTLSALVLEPPQSLLVQSYAPRRQKHGLMNADGWGVGFFDAGVPRRWRSASPLWGDTSFVSVAPALRSHCVVAAVRSATVGMPIEISATAPFTDGEWLLSHNGVVDRAVLPLTSLSESVCDSAILAATIFERGLDELAGTIAQIGTADPLARLNIMAANGSRLLATTWNETLSMLQRPDGVVLASEPYDDDDDWTDVPDRHLVEVTVDGVTLTTLDATKGP from the coding sequence ATGTGTCGTCATCTGGGTTGGCTGGGCACCGAGGTGACCCTGTCCGCACTGGTCCTGGAGCCGCCGCAGAGCCTGCTGGTGCAGTCGTATGCGCCGCGCCGGCAAAAGCACGGCCTGATGAATGCCGACGGTTGGGGCGTCGGCTTTTTCGACGCGGGGGTGCCGCGGCGGTGGCGCAGCGCGTCGCCGTTGTGGGGCGACACGTCGTTCGTGTCGGTCGCGCCGGCGTTGCGCAGTCACTGCGTGGTGGCCGCGGTGCGCTCGGCCACCGTCGGGATGCCGATCGAGATCAGCGCCACCGCACCGTTTACCGACGGAGAGTGGCTGCTGTCGCACAACGGCGTGGTCGACCGCGCCGTGCTGCCGCTGACCTCGTTGTCCGAATCGGTCTGTGACAGCGCGATATTGGCCGCCACCATCTTCGAGCGCGGCCTGGACGAACTGGCCGGAACGATCGCCCAGATCGGTACCGCCGACCCGCTCGCCCGGCTCAACATCATGGCCGCCAACGGATCTCGGTTGCTGGCCACCACCTGGAACGAGACGTTGTCCATGCTGCAACGGCCCGACGGGGTGGTGCTGGCCAGCGAACCCTATGACGACGACGACGATTGGACCGACGTGCCGGACCGCCACCTGGTGGAGGTCACCGTCGACGGGGTCACGTTGACCACCTTGGACGCTACGAAAGGACCTTGA
- the egtE gene encoding ergothioneine biosynthesis PLP-dependent enzyme EgtE — MSTLAKRWRAARPPVAGLHLDSAACSRQSFAVLNATARHALHESEVGGYVAAEAATAVLDAGRAAVATLCGMPDADVVFTTGSLHALDLLLGSWPARGGTLACLPGEYGPNLAVMDAHGFEVRFLPTLDDGRLALDDAAFDLEENPPDLVHLTPVGSHRGTVQPLAMMARLCRELGLPLVVDAAQALGQVDCAVGADVAYSSSRKWLAGPRGVGVLAVRSELMERLTPRLPLPEWAPALSVAQRLQLGEANVAARVGFSVAVGEHLSCGPELIRARLTELGGIARTLLADVDGWVVVEPVDEPSAITTLAAVDGSDPAAVRAWLLTERGIVTTCADVGRAPQELTAPVLRISPHVDTTTDDLEAFAEALIAGTAATSV, encoded by the coding sequence GTGAGCACCCTGGCGAAGCGGTGGCGGGCGGCCCGCCCGCCGGTCGCGGGCCTGCACCTGGACAGCGCCGCCTGCTCGCGGCAAAGCTTCGCGGTCTTGAACGCCACCGCCCGGCATGCGCTGCACGAGTCCGAGGTCGGCGGCTATGTCGCCGCCGAGGCCGCCACCGCCGTGCTCGACGCGGGACGGGCCGCCGTGGCGACCCTGTGCGGCATGCCCGACGCGGACGTGGTGTTCACCACCGGCTCGCTGCACGCGCTGGATCTGCTGTTGGGCAGCTGGCCCGCACGAGGCGGGACGCTGGCCTGCCTGCCCGGCGAATACGGCCCCAACCTGGCGGTGATGGACGCCCACGGGTTTGAGGTGCGGTTCCTGCCGACCCTCGACGACGGCCGGCTCGCGCTCGACGATGCGGCGTTCGACCTGGAGGAGAATCCGCCCGACCTGGTGCATCTGACTCCGGTCGGTAGCCACCGCGGCACGGTGCAGCCGCTGGCGATGATGGCCAGGCTCTGCCGTGAGCTGGGGCTGCCGCTGGTTGTCGACGCCGCTCAGGCGCTGGGCCAGGTGGACTGCGCGGTGGGCGCCGACGTCGCCTATTCGTCGTCTCGCAAATGGCTCGCCGGGCCGCGCGGTGTCGGAGTGTTGGCCGTGCGCTCGGAGTTGATGGAACGGCTGACTCCACGGCTGCCGCTCCCGGAGTGGGCCCCGGCGCTGTCAGTGGCGCAGCGCCTGCAGCTCGGTGAGGCCAATGTGGCAGCGCGCGTGGGCTTTTCAGTAGCGGTCGGCGAACACCTAAGCTGCGGGCCGGAACTGATCAGGGCGCGCCTGACCGAGCTCGGCGGTATTGCCCGGACCCTGCTGGCAGACGTGGACGGCTGGGTGGTGGTCGAACCGGTCGACGAACCCAGCGCCATCACCACGCTGGCCGCGGTCGACGGCTCCGATCCCGCGGCAGTGCGGGCCTGGCTGCTCACGGAGCGGGGAATCGTGACGACCTGCGCCGATGTGGGGCGAGCGCCGCAGGAACTGACGGCGCCGGTACTGCGGATCTCACCGCACGTGGACACCACCACCGACGACCTGGAGGCCTTTGCCGAGGCGCTGATCGCCGGCACCGCGGCAACTTCGGTCTAG
- a CDS encoding IS1634 family transposase, with product MPRNQGKAHVVRVKKTHVDKQGKQRVYQSVLLRRTFRDGPKVRNETVANLSMLPEAAIAALEATLKGHSLVPAGQEVTVLRALPHGHVAAVAAMARQLGLPALLGSPCRSRDLVYGLIVSRVIHPASKLSTLSRWADCTLGADLQIAGASTDEIYAAMDWLSDRQDGIEKRLAAKHLGPEANPSRMALFDLTSSWVTGRHCQLAKRGYSRDRKKGLPQIEYGVLTDPAGRPVAVRVFAGDTADPVAFTDIVEVIRTGFGLDRLVLVGDRGMITAARIAAIKELNDTGTDFGWITALRAPAIAKLAADDGPLQMSLFDTHDLAEITHPDYPHERLIACRNPALAAERARKRNELLAATETALARIAERVERGSLAGAGKIGEAVGQIVNKYKVSKHFHRTITDTSFAYERDHAAITAEAALDGIYVLRTSVPATDLDAPAVVTGYKNLAYVERDFRSIKTDDLDLRPIHHRLSERVKAHVLICLLACYVTWHLRKAWAPLTYTDEHPPTRDNPVAPAQRSPHAHTKASRHQTTDATPLRSFRALLDHLATLTRNRIRYQDTNIEIETLTEPTHDQRRAFDLIKATIPLTIAA from the coding sequence ATGCCGCGCAACCAGGGCAAAGCTCACGTAGTCAGAGTTAAAAAGACGCATGTGGATAAGCAGGGCAAACAGCGCGTCTATCAGTCGGTGCTGTTGCGCCGCACCTTCCGCGACGGGCCCAAGGTGCGCAACGAGACCGTGGCCAACTTGTCGATGTTGCCCGAGGCGGCGATCGCCGCGCTGGAGGCGACGCTGAAGGGACACAGCCTGGTGCCCGCTGGTCAGGAGGTGACGGTGCTACGCGCGTTGCCGCATGGGCATGTGGCCGCGGTCGCGGCGATGGCCCGCCAGCTGGGACTGCCCGCGCTGCTGGGGTCGCCGTGTCGGTCCCGCGATCTGGTCTACGGGCTGATCGTCTCGCGGGTGATCCATCCGGCATCCAAGCTCTCGACGCTGTCGCGCTGGGCCGATTGCACCCTGGGCGCGGACCTGCAGATCGCCGGCGCTTCCACCGACGAGATCTATGCGGCGATGGACTGGCTCAGCGACCGCCAAGACGGCATCGAAAAGAGGCTCGCCGCTAAACACCTTGGTCCAGAAGCCAATCCGTCACGGATGGCGTTGTTTGACCTGACCTCATCGTGGGTGACGGGCCGGCATTGCCAGCTGGCCAAGCGCGGCTATTCCCGCGACCGCAAAAAGGGCTTACCGCAAATCGAATACGGGGTGCTCACCGACCCTGCCGGCCGGCCGGTGGCGGTGCGGGTCTTTGCCGGTGATACCGCCGATCCGGTCGCCTTCACCGACATCGTGGAGGTCATCCGCACCGGCTTCGGGCTGGATCGGCTGGTGCTAGTCGGCGATCGCGGCATGATCACCGCCGCTCGCATCGCCGCGATCAAAGAACTCAACGACACCGGAACCGATTTCGGGTGGATCACCGCGCTGCGCGCTCCAGCGATTGCCAAACTGGCCGCCGACGACGGGCCGCTGCAGATGAGCCTGTTCGATACCCACGACCTGGCCGAGATCACCCACCCCGACTACCCACACGAACGGCTGATCGCCTGCCGCAACCCCGCCCTGGCCGCTGAACGGGCCCGCAAACGCAACGAACTGCTGGCCGCCACCGAGACCGCCCTAGCGCGTATCGCCGAACGGGTCGAGCGCGGCAGCCTGGCCGGGGCCGGCAAGATCGGCGAAGCTGTCGGGCAGATCGTCAACAAATACAAGGTAAGCAAGCACTTTCACCGCACCATCACAGACACCAGCTTCGCCTATGAACGCGACCACGCAGCCATCACCGCCGAAGCCGCCCTCGACGGCATCTACGTCCTGCGCACCTCGGTGCCCGCCACCGACCTCGACGCCCCCGCGGTGGTCACCGGGTATAAGAACCTGGCCTATGTCGAACGCGACTTCCGCAGCATCAAAACCGACGACCTCGACCTACGCCCCATCCACCACCGGCTGTCTGAGCGCGTCAAAGCCCACGTACTGATCTGCCTGCTGGCCTGCTATGTGACCTGGCACTTACGCAAAGCCTGGGCGCCGCTGACCTACACCGACGAACACCCACCAACCCGCGACAACCCCGTCGCACCCGCACAACGCTCACCACATGCGCACACCAAAGCATCTCGCCACCAAACCACCGACGCCACTCCACTGCGCAGCTTCCGCGCTCTGCTCGATCACCTGGCCACCTTGACCCGCAACCGAATCCGCTACCAGGACACCAACATCGAAATCGAGACTCTCACCGAACCCACCCACGACCAACGCCGCGCCTTCGACCTCATCAAGGCCACCATCCCCCTCACCATCGCGGCGTAG
- the egtA gene encoding ergothioneine biosynthesis glutamate--cysteine ligase EgtA — protein MTFAPSTAAAAQLDSAGDGDSEIASLEAAGEYVADSCLVDGPLGRVGLELEAHCYDPADPFRRPGWDEITDVLDWVSPLPGGSAVSVEPGGAVELSGPPCDGVVAAIDAMNRDQAVLRPAFADAGLGLVFLGADPLRPTKRINPGPRYRAMEQFFAASDSGAAGAAMMTATASIQVNVDAGPQADWASRVRLAHALGPTMIAIAANSPMLGGEFSGWRSTRQRVWGQMDAARCGPILGASGDEPATDWARYALKAPVMLVHNPDAVAVTHYVPFADWADGTVLLGDRRPTTADLDYHLTTLFPPVRPRQWLEIRYLDSVPDTFWPALAFMVVTLLDDPAAAELAAEAVEPVATAWDTAARVGLEDRRLYAAANRCVTVAAERAPTRIADAMQVLIANVEQGRCCGDDFADRVVESGIAPAVARLARGEA, from the coding sequence ATGACGTTTGCCCCCAGCACTGCCGCGGCAGCGCAGCTGGACAGCGCCGGTGACGGCGATAGCGAAATCGCCTCGTTGGAAGCCGCGGGGGAGTACGTCGCCGACAGCTGCCTCGTCGACGGCCCGCTCGGGCGGGTGGGGCTGGAGCTGGAAGCGCACTGCTATGACCCCGCGGATCCGTTTCGCCGGCCCGGCTGGGACGAGATCACCGACGTTCTGGACTGGGTGAGCCCGCTGCCCGGCGGCAGCGCGGTCAGCGTCGAACCCGGCGGCGCGGTGGAACTGTCGGGTCCGCCGTGCGACGGCGTGGTGGCGGCCATCGACGCGATGAACCGTGACCAGGCCGTGCTGCGCCCGGCCTTCGCCGACGCCGGCCTGGGCCTGGTGTTCCTCGGTGCCGACCCGCTGCGGCCGACGAAGCGGATCAACCCGGGCCCGCGCTATCGGGCGATGGAACAGTTCTTCGCCGCCAGTGACTCCGGGGCAGCCGGGGCGGCGATGATGACGGCGACCGCCTCCATCCAGGTCAATGTCGATGCCGGGCCGCAGGCCGACTGGGCGTCGCGGGTGCGGCTGGCCCACGCCCTGGGGCCGACGATGATCGCGATCGCCGCCAATTCCCCGATGCTCGGTGGCGAGTTCTCCGGTTGGCGGTCCACCCGGCAGCGGGTGTGGGGCCAGATGGATGCGGCGCGATGCGGGCCGATCCTGGGCGCCAGCGGGGACGAACCCGCCACCGATTGGGCGCGTTACGCGCTGAAGGCGCCGGTGATGCTGGTGCACAACCCCGACGCCGTGGCGGTGACCCACTACGTGCCCTTCGCCGATTGGGCCGACGGCACGGTGCTGCTGGGTGATCGCCGGCCGACCACCGCCGACCTGGACTATCACCTGACGACGCTGTTCCCGCCGGTGCGTCCCCGGCAATGGCTGGAGATCCGCTACCTGGACAGCGTGCCCGACACGTTCTGGCCCGCCCTGGCATTCATGGTGGTGACCCTGCTCGACGACCCGGCCGCGGCCGAGCTGGCCGCGGAGGCCGTCGAACCGGTGGCCACCGCCTGGGATACCGCTGCCCGCGTCGGCCTGGAAGACCGGCGGCTCTACGCGGCGGCCAACCGATGCGTGACCGTCGCCGCCGAGCGGGCGCCTACGCGGATCGCCGACGCCATGCAGGTGTTGATCGCCAATGTCGAGCAGGGCCGCTGCTGCGGTGACGACTTCGCCGACCGGGTCGTCGAATCCGGGATCGCGCCGGCGGTGGCGCGGTTGGCGCGAGGGGAAGCGTGA
- the egtB gene encoding ergothioneine biosynthesis protein EgtB, which produces MTTRERLARDLERARTLTLRLVDFDDAELCRQYDPLMSPLVWDLAHIGQQEELWLLRGGDPDRPGMLPPAVEGLYDAFQHSRASRVELPLLSPEQARTFCRAVRSAALDALDALPDAPAGRPDEAGFAFGMVASHEYQHTETMLQALNLRPGAPLLRETSVLPAGRPGVAGTSVLVPGGPFVLGVDAETEPYSLDNERPAHVVDVPAFRIGRVPVTNGEWRQFVDGGGYTQARWWSDRGWQYRLSAGLTAPQFWNSDGRTRTRFGYHEDLPPDEPVQHVTYFEAEAYAAWAGARLPTEVEWEKACVWDPVTESRRRYPWGAQQPSDRHANLGAAALRPAPVGAYPAGASAYGAEQLLGDVWEWTSSPLRPWPGFVPMIYDRYSQPFFDGDYRVLRGGSWAVEPAILRPSFRNWDHPYRRQIFSGVRLAWDVEDPS; this is translated from the coding sequence GTGACCACACGAGAAAGGCTGGCCCGGGATCTGGAGCGGGCCCGGACGCTGACGTTGCGGCTGGTCGATTTCGACGACGCGGAGCTGTGCCGCCAATACGACCCGCTGATGAGCCCGCTGGTGTGGGACTTGGCGCACATCGGTCAGCAGGAGGAGTTGTGGCTGCTGCGCGGCGGCGACCCGGATCGCCCCGGGATGTTGCCGCCGGCGGTCGAGGGTCTCTACGACGCATTCCAGCACTCGCGCGCCAGCCGGGTCGAGCTGCCGTTGCTGTCCCCGGAACAGGCGCGAACCTTCTGCCGCGCCGTGCGCTCCGCGGCCCTGGACGCGCTGGACGCCCTGCCCGACGCGCCAGCAGGCCGGCCCGACGAAGCCGGCTTTGCCTTCGGCATGGTGGCCAGCCACGAATACCAGCACACCGAGACCATGCTGCAGGCGCTGAACCTGCGTCCCGGCGCGCCGCTGCTGCGGGAGACATCCGTGCTGCCCGCCGGCCGGCCGGGCGTGGCCGGGACGTCGGTGCTGGTGCCCGGCGGGCCGTTCGTGCTGGGCGTGGACGCCGAGACCGAGCCGTACTCGCTGGACAACGAACGGCCCGCCCACGTCGTCGACGTGCCGGCCTTCCGGATCGGCCGGGTTCCGGTCACCAATGGCGAATGGCGACAGTTCGTCGACGGCGGTGGCTACACCCAAGCGCGGTGGTGGTCCGATCGCGGATGGCAATACCGCCTCAGCGCCGGCCTGACCGCCCCGCAGTTCTGGAATTCCGACGGGCGAACCCGCACCCGGTTCGGCTACCACGAAGACCTTCCGCCCGACGAGCCGGTGCAACATGTCACCTACTTCGAAGCCGAGGCCTACGCCGCCTGGGCCGGTGCCCGGCTGCCGACCGAGGTGGAGTGGGAGAAGGCGTGCGTATGGGATCCGGTGACCGAGTCTCGGCGCCGCTACCCGTGGGGCGCGCAGCAGCCGTCGGACAGGCACGCCAACCTCGGTGCCGCGGCGCTGCGCCCGGCGCCGGTCGGCGCCTACCCCGCCGGGGCCTCGGCGTATGGCGCCGAGCAGCTGCTCGGCGATGTCTGGGAGTGGACCAGCTCGCCGCTGCGGCCGTGGCCCGGATTTGTCCCGATGATCTACGACCGGTACTCCCAACCGTTCTTCGACGGCGACTACCGGGTGCTGCGCGGCGGATCCTGGGCCGTCGAGCCGGCGATCCTGCGGCCCAGCTTCCGCAACTGGGATCACCCGTACCGCCGGCAGATCTTCTCCGGCGTCCGGCTGGCCTGGGACGTTGAGGACCCGTCCTGA
- a CDS encoding class I SAM-dependent methyltransferase: protein MTSEVMDWDGAYREQGVFEGPPPWNIGEPQPELAALIAAGKVRSDVLDAGCGFAELSLALAAEGYTVVGIDITPTAVAAATRAAQERGLSTASFVQADITDFAGYPARSEGRFATVLDSTLFHSLPVEDRDGYLRSVHRAAAPGACYYVLVFAKGAFPAEFEARPNEVDEDELRDAVSKYWEIDEIRPAFIHANVPQVPGAPFEMPPHPRDEKGRMMLPAYLLSAHKAG, encoded by the coding sequence ATGACTTCTGAGGTAATGGACTGGGACGGCGCCTACCGGGAACAGGGCGTGTTCGAGGGCCCGCCACCGTGGAATATCGGTGAGCCGCAGCCGGAATTGGCGGCGTTGATCGCGGCCGGGAAAGTCCGCAGCGATGTGCTCGACGCCGGATGCGGGTTCGCCGAATTGTCGCTGGCGCTGGCAGCGGAGGGCTACACCGTGGTGGGCATCGATATCACTCCGACGGCCGTCGCGGCAGCGACCAGGGCCGCCCAGGAGCGGGGGCTGAGCACAGCCAGCTTCGTGCAGGCCGACATCACCGACTTCGCCGGCTATCCGGCCCGCTCCGAAGGCCGCTTTGCCACGGTGCTGGACTCCACGCTGTTTCATTCGCTGCCGGTGGAGGATCGCGACGGCTACCTGCGCTCGGTGCATCGCGCGGCGGCGCCGGGCGCCTGTTACTACGTGCTGGTATTCGCCAAGGGGGCGTTCCCGGCCGAATTCGAGGCCAGACCCAACGAGGTCGACGAGGACGAATTGCGGGACGCGGTAAGCAAGTACTGGGAGATCGATGAGATCCGGCCCGCGTTCATCCATGCCAATGTGCCGCAGGTACCCGGAGCGCCGTTTGAGATGCCGCCGCACCCGCGCGACGAGAAGGGCCGGATGATGCTGCCGGCCTATCTACTGAGCGCGCACAAGGCCGGCTGA